The Kribbella amoyensis genomic sequence CGATGGAGATCCGGGACGTGAACATGGACTTCGCGTACGGCGGCTCCTTCACCGAGTCGTCGCCGGAGGCGTACGAGCGGCTCATCCTGGACGTGCTGCTCGGCGATCCGCCGTTGTTCCCGCAGCACACCGAGGTCGAGCTGGGCTGGAAGATCCTCGACCCGGTGATCAACTTCTGGGCAGCGCACGGCAAGCCGGAGCAGTACGCCTCCGGTGGCTGGGGCCCGGACTCCGCGCACGAGATGCTCGCCCGTGACGGACGCGCCTGGAGGCGGCCATGATCATCGACCTGACCGACACGACGTCGAGCGAGATCGCGTCGGCGTTGCTGCGGGCCCGCCGGCACGCGGGCTCACCGGCGATGGGCATGGTCGGCACGATCGTGGTGGTCGTCGACGAGGCGTCCCACCACGACGCGATGAAGGCCGCGAACGAAGCCGGCCGGGAGCACCCGTCCCGGGTCCTGGTAGCGATCCTGCGGCCCGGCCGCGGCGCCGCTGGGCTGGACGCCGAGGTCCGCGTCGGCGAGGGCATCCCGGGCGAGGCCGTGCTGCTGCGGCTGCACGGTGAGCTGGCCAAGGTGCCGGAGTCGGTGATCACCCCGCTGCTGCTGCCCGACTCCCCCGTCATCGTCTGGTGGCCGGGCGGCGGGCCGAAGGTGCCGAACGAGGACCCGCTGGGCCACCTCGGCCGGCGCCGGGTGACCGACGCCGCCGCGACCCGCCGCTCCGCGGTGGACTTCAGCGCCCGCGCCGCCGGGTACGAGCCGGGTGACACCGACTTCGGGTGGACCCGGCTGACGCCTTGGCGGGCGTTGCTGGCCGCGGCCCTCGACCAGTACCCGACGAAGGTCACCGGGGCCGAGGTCGTGTCCGCCCGGGGGAACCCGAGTGCCGATCTGCTGGCCGCCTGGCTGCAGTGCCGGCTCGGCGTACCGGTGGAGCAGAAGACGTCGCGTGGTCCCGGGATCACCGCGGCCCGGTTGTTCACGCCGGCCGGGCCGATCGCGCTGACTCGTCCGGACGGGGCCGTGGCGACGTTCAGCGTGCCCGGGCAGCCGGATCGCCCGGTCGCGCTGAAGCGGCGGAACACCTCCGAACTGCTGAGCGAGGAGTTGCGGCGTCTCGATCCCGACGACGTGTACGCACGGACGCTGGCGTGCCTGGTCGAGCGGGAGGCTCTGCCCGCGGACGCGAAGAAGGTGAGCGCGGCGGATCGCCGGTCGACCCAGGGCGCGGCGAAGAAGGCCGCGGCCAGGACGGCGAAGGTCGAGGGCAAGGCCGCGTCGGCCGAGCTCGAGGCCTCGGCGAGCGGCCGGACCCGCGGCGCGAAGAAGAAGGCTCCCGCCGCGAAGAAGACCAGCGCGGCGGCGCGATCGGCGCGGAAGAAGGCAACGCCGGCGACTTCGTCGACCCGCAAGACCGCGACCAAATCGACCGCGAAGAAGGCCACCGCCGCCAAGAAGGGCACGAGCAAGAAGGTGGCGGGGCGGTCGTGACCTCGCCGACGACGCTGGTCCACCGCGACGCCGAGGCCCTGGCCCACGCCGTCGCGGCCCGGCTGCTGACCCGGCTCGCCGACGTGCAGAGCGAGGGCCGGATCCCCCGGCTCGTCCTCACCGGCGGCCGGGTCGCCGCGGTCGTCTACCGGGCCGTGGCGGAGTCCCCGGCGGCCAGCGCGATCGACTGGAGCCGGGTCGAGGTCTGGTGGGGCGACGAGCGCTTCCTGCCCGCAGGCGACCCGGACCGGAACGAGACCCAGAACAGGGACGCCCTGCTCTCCAAGGTCGCCGTGGACCCGGCCCGGGTTCACCCGATGCCGGCCGACACCGGCCAGGGCGCGGAGGCGGCCGCCTCGGCGTACGCCGAGGAACTGGCCGCGGCGATGGGACCGGACGACGTGGACGGGGTGCCGACGTTCGACGTCCTGATGCTCGGGGTCGGGCCGGACGGGCACATGGCGTCCTTGTTCCCCGGGCACGAAGGGCTGCGGGTCGCGGACCGGGCGGCGATCGCCGTGCACGATTCGCCGAAGCCGCCGCCGACCCGGATCTCGCTCACCTTC encodes the following:
- a CDS encoding glucose-6-phosphate dehydrogenase assembly protein OpcA, whose protein sequence is MIIDLTDTTSSEIASALLRARRHAGSPAMGMVGTIVVVVDEASHHDAMKAANEAGREHPSRVLVAILRPGRGAAGLDAEVRVGEGIPGEAVLLRLHGELAKVPESVITPLLLPDSPVIVWWPGGGPKVPNEDPLGHLGRRRVTDAAATRRSAVDFSARAAGYEPGDTDFGWTRLTPWRALLAAALDQYPTKVTGAEVVSARGNPSADLLAAWLQCRLGVPVEQKTSRGPGITAARLFTPAGPIALTRPDGAVATFSVPGQPDRPVALKRRNTSELLSEELRRLDPDDVYARTLACLVEREALPADAKKVSAADRRSTQGAAKKAAARTAKVEGKAASAELEASASGRTRGAKKKAPAAKKTSAAARSARKKATPATSSTRKTATKSTAKKATAAKKGTSKKVAGRS
- the pgl gene encoding 6-phosphogluconolactonase, which gives rise to MTSPTTLVHRDAEALAHAVAARLLTRLADVQSEGRIPRLVLTGGRVAAVVYRAVAESPAASAIDWSRVEVWWGDERFLPAGDPDRNETQNRDALLSKVAVDPARVHPMPADTGQGAEAAASAYAEELAAAMGPDDVDGVPTFDVLMLGVGPDGHMASLFPGHEGLRVADRAAIAVHDSPKPPPTRISLTFPALNRSHEVWFVVSGADKAKAVGLAVGGADRTEIPSAGPKGLDRTLWLLDEAAAAEIPAR